From Caulobacter segnis, a single genomic window includes:
- the rplU gene encoding 50S ribosomal protein L21, with the protein MYAVIKTGGKQYRVQAGDLLVVEKLEGEPGAAVAFGEVLMLGEGEAVTVGAPTVDGAVVSGTLIETRKGEKVKIFKKIRRQGYRRTRGHRQLETVVRVTSVAGAGKEAKWEGSIDLTPKVILDARARGLGDAAVPFSVPAAVEATPVVKKATKASPVVKAEVVEHADAVAEAPKKKAAPKKAAKKEDGEA; encoded by the coding sequence ATGTACGCGGTGATCAAAACCGGCGGCAAGCAGTACCGGGTTCAAGCCGGCGACCTGCTGGTTGTCGAAAAGCTCGAAGGTGAACCCGGCGCTGCCGTGGCCTTTGGCGAAGTCCTGATGCTTGGCGAAGGCGAGGCCGTGACGGTCGGCGCCCCCACCGTGGACGGCGCTGTCGTCTCCGGCACCCTCATCGAAACCCGCAAGGGTGAGAAGGTGAAGATCTTCAAGAAGATCCGTCGCCAGGGCTACCGCCGCACCCGCGGTCACCGCCAGCTGGAAACCGTCGTGCGCGTCACGTCGGTCGCCGGCGCCGGCAAGGAAGCCAAGTGGGAAGGGTCGATCGACCTGACCCCGAAGGTCATCCTGGACGCCCGCGCTCGCGGTCTCGGCGACGCCGCCGTGCCGTTCTCGGTTCCGGCCGCCGTTGAAGCGACCCCGGTCGTGAAGAAGGCCACGAAGGCTAGCCCGGTTGTGAAGGCCGAAGTCGTCGAGCACGCCGACGCCGTCGCCGAAGCCCCGAAGAAGAAGGCTGCCCCTAAGAAGGCCGCCAAGAAGGAAGACGGCGAAGCCTAA
- the rpmA gene encoding 50S ribosomal protein L27, with protein sequence MAHKKSGGSSSNGRDSESKRLGVKKFGGEKVLAGNILVRQRGTKFYPGAGVGIGKDHTLFALVQGAVGFVTKKHNRTYVTVTPAAQPAE encoded by the coding sequence ATGGCTCACAAAAAATCTGGCGGTTCGTCCAGCAACGGCCGCGACTCAGAGTCGAAGCGCCTTGGCGTGAAGAAGTTCGGCGGCGAGAAGGTTCTCGCCGGCAACATCCTCGTGCGTCAACGCGGCACCAAGTTCTATCCGGGCGCCGGCGTCGGCATCGGTAAGGACCACACCCTCTTCGCGCTCGTCCAAGGCGCTGTTGGCTTCGTGACCAAGAAGCACAACCGCACCTACGTGACGGTGACGCCGGCCGCTCAACCGGCCGAGTAA
- a CDS encoding GNAT family N-acetyltransferase has protein sequence MCVIEERPVIETQRLTLRVPAEADAERVAAFCADHDVARMTTRMPWPYSRAHAQDFVARCGTQDRSRDNTFAIELADEGLVGTIGMFTTAEGQIELGYWIGRPYWGRGYASEATRAALDWARSAWRKRYVVAGHFADNDASGRVLVKAGFLYTGVVEHKPSIARGEPAATRMMVWLA, from the coding sequence ATGTGCGTCATCGAAGAAAGACCCGTCATCGAGACCCAGCGGCTGACGCTGCGCGTGCCGGCCGAGGCCGACGCCGAACGCGTGGCGGCCTTCTGCGCCGATCATGACGTGGCGCGCATGACCACGCGCATGCCCTGGCCCTACAGCCGCGCCCATGCGCAGGACTTCGTGGCCCGCTGCGGGACCCAGGATCGGTCGCGTGACAACACCTTCGCCATCGAACTGGCCGACGAGGGCCTGGTCGGGACCATCGGCATGTTCACCACCGCCGAGGGCCAGATCGAGCTGGGCTACTGGATCGGCCGTCCCTACTGGGGCCGCGGCTATGCCAGCGAGGCGACCAGGGCGGCGCTGGACTGGGCCCGATCGGCCTGGCGCAAGCGCTATGTCGTCGCTGGCCACTTCGCCGACAACGACGCCTCGGGCCGGGTGCTGGTCAAGGCCGGCTTCCTCTATACCGGCGTCGTCGAGCACAAGCCCTCGATCGCCCGGGGCGAGCCGGCGGCGACGCGGATGATGGTGTGGCTGGCGTAA
- the obgE gene encoding GTPase ObgE, which produces MKFLDQCKIYIRSGNGGGGSVSFRREKYIEYGGPDGGDGGRGGDVWIEAVEGLNTLIDYRYQQHFKAGTGVHGMGRARHGAAGEDVLLKVPVGTEVLEEDKETLIADLDHAGARLLLAKGGNGGWGNLHFKGPVNQAPKYANPGQEGEERWIWLRLKLIADVGLVGLPNAGKSTFLAAASAAKPKIADYPFTTLTPNLGVVDLSSSERFVLADIPGLIEGASEGAGLGTRFLGHVERSATLIHLIDATQDDVAGAYETIRGELEAYGDELADKAEILALNKIDALDEETLAEKIAELEAVSGIKPRLVSGVSGQGVTELLRAAYRQVRIRRGDLEDEIDEDEDHVDETPGGWTP; this is translated from the coding sequence ATGAAATTCTTGGACCAATGCAAGATCTACATCCGCTCCGGCAACGGCGGCGGTGGATCGGTGTCGTTCCGCCGCGAGAAGTACATCGAGTACGGCGGCCCGGACGGCGGCGACGGCGGTCGCGGCGGCGACGTGTGGATCGAGGCCGTCGAAGGCCTCAACACCCTGATCGACTATCGCTACCAGCAGCACTTCAAGGCCGGCACGGGCGTGCACGGCATGGGCCGCGCGCGTCACGGCGCCGCCGGCGAGGACGTCCTCCTGAAGGTGCCCGTCGGCACCGAGGTGCTGGAAGAGGACAAGGAGACCCTGATCGCCGACCTCGACCACGCGGGCGCGCGCCTGCTGCTGGCCAAGGGCGGCAACGGCGGCTGGGGCAATCTGCACTTCAAGGGCCCGGTCAACCAGGCGCCAAAGTACGCCAATCCCGGCCAGGAAGGCGAAGAGCGCTGGATCTGGCTGCGGCTGAAGCTGATCGCCGACGTCGGCCTGGTGGGGCTGCCCAACGCGGGCAAGTCGACCTTCCTGGCCGCCGCCAGCGCCGCCAAGCCCAAGATCGCCGACTATCCGTTCACCACCCTGACCCCGAACCTGGGCGTCGTGGACCTGTCCAGCAGCGAGCGCTTCGTGCTGGCCGACATCCCCGGCCTGATCGAGGGCGCGTCGGAAGGCGCGGGTCTGGGCACCCGCTTCCTGGGTCACGTCGAGCGCTCGGCCACCCTGATCCACCTGATCGACGCCACCCAGGACGACGTCGCCGGCGCCTACGAGACGATCCGGGGCGAGCTGGAAGCCTATGGCGACGAGCTAGCCGACAAGGCCGAGATCCTGGCCCTGAACAAGATCGACGCCCTCGACGAGGAGACCCTCGCCGAGAAGATCGCCGAACTGGAAGCCGTCTCCGGGATCAAGCCGCGCCTGGTCTCCGGCGTCTCTGGCCAGGGCGTCACCGAACTACTGCGCGCCGCCTACCGGCAGGTGCGCATCCGTCGCGGCGACCTCGAGGACGAGATCGACGAGGACGAAGACCACGTCGACGAGACCCCCGGGGGCTGGACGCCGTGA
- the proB gene encoding glutamate 5-kinase, with product MSQAAGAFSGARRIVFKVGSALLVDAETGSANRAWLEAFCADAAALRAAGKQVLVVSSGAVALGRRRLGLTGRKTTLPEKQASAAAGQSLLMHAWEQAFAPHDIGVAQILLTRDDTEMRRRWLNARATTETLMGLGVVPVVNENDTVVTEEIRYGDNDRLAARVAQMAGADLLVLLSDIDGLYTADPRKNPQAQHIPLVSEITPEIAGMAEGANAAAGVGTGGMATKIAAARIARAAGCATLITLGSRPRPLTAIADGEKATLIEAGASPAAAYKAWIAGSLAPQGWVTIDAGAAKALASGKSLLSAGVRAIEGPFDKGDAVRVRDETGREVARGIVRYDSADAQRIAGLRSDAIEAELGFTEGPMIHADDLAVAN from the coding sequence GTGAGCCAGGCTGCCGGGGCTTTCTCGGGGGCCCGCCGCATCGTGTTCAAGGTCGGCTCGGCCCTGCTGGTCGACGCCGAGACGGGCAGCGCCAACCGCGCCTGGCTGGAGGCCTTCTGCGCCGACGCCGCCGCCCTGCGCGCGGCCGGCAAGCAGGTGCTGGTGGTCTCGTCGGGCGCGGTCGCCCTGGGCCGCCGGCGACTGGGCCTCACCGGCCGCAAGACCACCCTGCCGGAAAAGCAGGCCTCCGCCGCCGCCGGCCAGAGCCTGCTCATGCATGCCTGGGAACAGGCTTTCGCGCCGCACGACATCGGCGTCGCCCAGATCCTGCTGACCCGCGACGACACCGAGATGCGTCGCCGCTGGCTGAACGCCCGCGCCACCACCGAGACCCTGATGGGCCTGGGCGTGGTGCCCGTGGTCAACGAGAACGACACGGTCGTCACCGAAGAGATCCGCTACGGCGACAACGACCGCCTGGCCGCCCGCGTGGCCCAGATGGCCGGCGCCGATCTCTTGGTGCTGCTCTCGGATATCGACGGCCTCTACACCGCCGATCCGCGCAAGAACCCCCAGGCCCAGCACATCCCGCTGGTCTCGGAGATCACGCCCGAGATCGCCGGCATGGCCGAGGGCGCCAACGCCGCGGCAGGCGTCGGCACCGGCGGCATGGCCACCAAGATCGCCGCCGCCCGCATCGCCCGCGCCGCCGGCTGCGCCACCCTGATCACCCTGGGCTCGCGCCCCCGCCCGCTGACCGCCATCGCCGACGGCGAGAAGGCTACCCTGATCGAGGCCGGGGCGTCGCCCGCCGCCGCCTACAAGGCCTGGATCGCCGGCTCGCTGGCGCCCCAAGGCTGGGTGACGATCGACGCCGGCGCCGCCAAGGCCCTGGCGTCCGGCAAGAGCCTGCTGTCGGCCGGCGTCCGCGCCATCGAGGGCCCGTTCGACAAGGGCGACGCCGTCCGCGTCCGCGACGAGACCGGCCGCGAGGTCGCGCGCGGCATCGTCCGCTATGACAGCGCCGACGCCCAGCGCATCGCCGGCCTGCGCTCAGACGCCATCGAGGCCGAGCTGGGCTTCACCGAAGGCCCGATGATCCACGCCGACGACCTGGCGGTCGCCAACTAG
- a CDS encoding UbiD family decarboxylase translates to MAYRSLREFIDVLEAKGELVRVKEPVSSVLEMTEIQTRLLATGGPAVLFEHVLLPDGSRSEMPALANLFGTVKRVAMGVTLGGEPRETAGELREVGELLAFLRQPQPPKGIKDALDMLPLAKTVMSMRPGTVKKAPVQEVVLTGDQIDLTKLPVQTCWPGEPAPLITWPLVVTKGPGKDREDDFNLGIYRMQVLSKDKCIMRWLAHRGGAQHYARHKKAGNKEPLPACAVLGADPGTILAAVTPVPDTLSEYQFAGLLRGAKVDLVPAKTVPLMVPAHAEIVIEGHVLLDEFEDEGPYGDHTGYYNSVEKFPVFQVTAITMRKDPIYLTTFTGRPPDEPSVLGEALNEVFIPLIRQQFPEIVDFWLPPEGCSYRIAVVSMKKAYPGHAKRVMLGVWSYLRQFMYTKWVIVVDHDINARDWKDVMWAISTKTDPARDITVIEHTPIDYLDFASPESGLGSKIGLDATDKWPPETKREWGQEIRMDQAVVDTVSEKWSRLGLPGDGAPIWKKP, encoded by the coding sequence ATGGCCTACCGTTCCCTCCGCGAATTCATCGACGTGCTGGAGGCCAAGGGCGAGCTGGTCCGGGTCAAGGAGCCCGTCTCCAGCGTGCTGGAGATGACGGAAATCCAGACCCGCCTGCTGGCGACCGGCGGTCCGGCGGTGCTGTTCGAGCATGTGCTACTGCCCGACGGCAGCCGTTCGGAGATGCCCGCGCTCGCCAACCTGTTCGGCACCGTCAAGCGCGTGGCCATGGGCGTCACCCTCGGCGGCGAGCCGCGCGAGACGGCGGGCGAGCTGCGCGAGGTCGGGGAACTGCTGGCCTTCCTGCGCCAGCCCCAGCCGCCCAAGGGCATCAAGGACGCCCTCGACATGCTGCCCCTGGCCAAGACGGTCATGAGCATGCGCCCCGGAACGGTGAAGAAGGCCCCGGTGCAGGAGGTCGTCCTGACCGGCGACCAGATCGATCTCACCAAGCTGCCGGTCCAGACCTGCTGGCCGGGCGAGCCCGCGCCGCTGATCACCTGGCCCCTCGTGGTGACCAAGGGTCCGGGCAAGGACCGTGAGGACGACTTCAATCTCGGCATCTATCGGATGCAGGTCCTCTCGAAGGACAAGTGCATCATGCGCTGGCTGGCCCATCGCGGCGGGGCCCAGCACTACGCCCGCCACAAGAAGGCCGGCAACAAGGAGCCCCTGCCGGCCTGCGCCGTGCTGGGCGCGGATCCCGGCACCATCCTGGCCGCCGTGACGCCGGTGCCCGACACCCTGAGCGAATACCAGTTCGCCGGCCTGCTGCGCGGAGCCAAGGTCGATCTCGTCCCGGCCAAGACCGTGCCGCTGATGGTCCCGGCCCACGCCGAGATCGTCATCGAGGGCCACGTCCTGCTGGACGAGTTCGAGGACGAGGGTCCCTACGGCGACCACACCGGCTACTACAACAGCGTCGAGAAGTTCCCGGTCTTCCAGGTGACGGCGATCACCATGCGCAAGGACCCGATCTATCTGACCACCTTCACCGGCCGTCCGCCAGACGAGCCCTCGGTTCTGGGCGAGGCGCTGAACGAGGTCTTCATCCCGCTGATCCGCCAGCAATTCCCCGAGATCGTCGACTTCTGGCTGCCGCCCGAGGGCTGCAGCTACCGCATCGCCGTGGTGTCGATGAAGAAGGCCTATCCCGGCCACGCCAAACGCGTGATGCTGGGGGTGTGGAGCTATCTGCGCCAGTTCATGTACACCAAGTGGGTGATCGTCGTGGACCACGACATCAACGCCCGCGACTGGAAGGACGTGATGTGGGCGATCAGCACCAAGACGGACCCGGCGCGGGACATCACGGTGATCGAGCACACGCCCATCGACTATCTGGACTTCGCCAGCCCCGAGAGCGGCCTAGGCTCCAAGATCGGCCTCGACGCCACCGACAAATGGCCGCCCGAGACCAAGCGCGAATGGGGCCAGGAGATCCGCATGGACCAGGCCGTGGTCGACACGGTCAGCGAGAAGTGGTCGCGCCTGGGCCTGCCGGGGGATGGCGCGCCGATCTGGAAGAAGCCCTAA
- a CDS encoding M14 family metallopeptidase: protein MLTLAALAVALTASTSMAQTKAPWDEAFLPPAPHWQGASQALIRDKADPWVTPFEADAEHDFSPTYVDTRAWFDRLDKASKLIRVEDFGVSPQGRAIFAVIASKDGDKLDPKKPLLLVQCGIHPGEIDGKDAGMMLLRDMAFHGKDGLLDKVNLVLIPILSVDGHERSGPYSRPNQRGPRIQGWRNTATNQNLNRDFMKLDQPEMQALKRLQAKYKADLYVDVHVTDGMDYQYDVTYGFNGENGVWNRSPAIAQWLDDVLKPTMNKGLEAEGHIPGELVFGVDEHDPKKGLSDGGLGERFSNGWGAAAHVPTILIENHSLKPHAQRVLGTYIFIETALKLLADKGGDLRAAIAADSALRPAEVLANFASDDKPAYIRDFKGIKYETYDSPASGRKEVRWLGEADPELWKVPFYGSHSTLSLKRPVAYYVPSYRADLIERLKLHGVTLETLPADKTVQVEMIRLVDPKLATRANEGHVQISVDKVTTQTRAWTFPKGSVRVPTDQPLGDLVVLLLEPQSSESFFAWGMIPEVLSRVEYIEPYAIAPLAEKMLATDPTLKAQFEAKLAAEPKFAADPDARLAWFYERTPFYDDHYLLYPIAREVAR, encoded by the coding sequence ATCCTCACCCTGGCGGCCCTGGCCGTCGCCCTGACAGCGAGTACCAGCATGGCCCAGACCAAAGCTCCCTGGGACGAAGCCTTCCTGCCGCCGGCCCCGCATTGGCAGGGCGCCAGTCAGGCGCTGATCCGCGACAAGGCCGATCCGTGGGTGACGCCGTTCGAGGCCGACGCCGAGCATGACTTCTCGCCGACCTATGTCGACACCCGCGCCTGGTTCGATCGGCTGGACAAGGCGTCCAAGCTGATCCGCGTCGAGGACTTCGGCGTGTCGCCGCAGGGCCGCGCGATCTTTGCGGTCATCGCCAGCAAGGACGGCGACAAGCTGGACCCGAAGAAGCCGCTCCTCTTGGTCCAGTGCGGCATCCATCCCGGCGAGATCGACGGCAAGGACGCCGGCATGATGCTGCTGCGGGACATGGCCTTTCACGGCAAGGACGGGCTGCTGGACAAGGTCAACCTGGTCCTGATCCCGATCCTGTCGGTCGATGGCCACGAGCGCTCGGGCCCCTATTCGCGCCCCAACCAGCGCGGGCCGCGCATCCAGGGCTGGCGCAACACTGCGACCAACCAGAACCTGAACCGCGACTTCATGAAGCTGGACCAGCCGGAGATGCAGGCGCTGAAGCGCCTGCAGGCCAAGTACAAGGCCGATCTCTATGTCGACGTCCACGTGACCGACGGCATGGACTACCAGTACGACGTCACCTACGGCTTCAACGGCGAGAACGGCGTCTGGAACCGCTCGCCGGCCATCGCCCAGTGGCTGGACGACGTCCTCAAGCCGACCATGAACAAGGGCCTGGAGGCCGAAGGCCACATTCCCGGCGAGCTGGTGTTCGGCGTCGATGAGCACGACCCGAAGAAGGGCCTGTCGGACGGCGGCCTGGGCGAGCGGTTCTCGAACGGCTGGGGCGCGGCGGCCCACGTCCCGACCATCCTGATCGAAAACCATAGCCTCAAGCCCCACGCCCAGCGCGTGCTGGGCACCTATATCTTCATCGAGACGGCCCTGAAGCTCCTGGCCGACAAGGGCGGCGACCTGCGCGCGGCGATCGCCGCCGACAGCGCCCTGCGTCCGGCCGAGGTGCTGGCCAATTTCGCCTCGGACGACAAGCCGGCCTACATCCGCGACTTCAAGGGCATCAAGTACGAGACCTACGACAGCCCCGCCTCGGGCCGGAAGGAAGTGCGCTGGCTGGGCGAGGCCGATCCGGAGCTCTGGAAGGTCCCGTTCTACGGCTCGCATTCGACGCTGAGCCTGAAGCGTCCGGTCGCCTACTACGTGCCCAGCTACCGCGCCGACCTGATCGAGCGGCTGAAGCTGCATGGCGTGACGCTGGAGACCCTGCCGGCCGACAAGACCGTCCAGGTCGAAATGATCCGCCTGGTCGATCCCAAGCTGGCGACCCGCGCCAACGAGGGGCACGTCCAGATCAGCGTCGACAAGGTCACGACCCAGACCCGCGCCTGGACCTTCCCCAAGGGCTCGGTCCGCGTGCCGACCGACCAGCCGCTGGGCGACCTGGTGGTGCTGTTGCTGGAGCCGCAGTCCAGCGAGAGCTTCTTCGCCTGGGGCATGATCCCCGAGGTGCTGAGCCGCGTCGAATATATCGAGCCCTACGCCATCGCCCCGCTGGCCGAGAAGATGCTGGCGACCGATCCGACGCTGAAGGCGCAGTTCGAGGCCAAGCTGGCCGCCGAGCCGAAGTTCGCCGCCGATCCGGACGCGCGCCTGGCCTGGTTCTACGAGCGCACGCCGTTCTACGACGACCACTACCTGCTGTACCCGATCGCCAGAGAAGTCGCGCGATAG
- a CDS encoding MAPEG family protein — translation MDTIVSGHAAALWAGLHLFLLLILSALVVRLRQKHKVALGDEGIPELARAIRAFGNASEYIPTGIAALAVLAVAGAAPLAIHVVGFVLFAGRVAHAVGLSNSGGASIPRAVGMVATWLAYVFAGVALLLSAIG, via the coding sequence ATGGATACGATCGTTTCCGGCCATGCCGCGGCGCTTTGGGCCGGGCTGCACCTTTTTCTGTTGCTGATCCTGTCGGCGCTGGTCGTGCGTCTGCGCCAGAAACACAAGGTCGCCCTGGGCGACGAGGGCATTCCGGAGCTGGCCCGCGCCATCCGCGCCTTCGGCAACGCCTCGGAATACATCCCGACCGGCATCGCCGCCCTGGCCGTGCTGGCGGTCGCCGGCGCCGCGCCGCTGGCCATCCATGTCGTCGGCTTCGTGCTGTTCGCCGGCCGGGTCGCCCACGCCGTCGGCCTGTCCAACAGCGGCGGCGCCTCGATCCCGCGCGCGGTCGGCATGGTCGCCACCTGGCTGGCCTATGTGTTCGCGGGCGTGGCCCTGCTGCTGTCAGCCATCGGCTAA
- a CDS encoding TldD/PmbA family protein produces the protein MDDNLLHDVVAAARKAGADAAEAVFAERQSLSVSVRLGELEEVEREEARDLGLRVFIGQRSATVSGSDISAEARAKLIERAVAMARLAPEDPYASLAPRERLARGPFPDLDLIDAYEPSAETLETQARQAEEHARAVKGVTNSDGGSATWSSSAWALATSDGFHGTHAATGHSISASAIAGEGAGMERGGEGRSTRHFGDLPAAGDIGMEAGRQAVARLNPRKIASTTAPVIFENRLAMSLIGPLLGAISGPSIARGTSFLKDKLGQPIFARGVNLLEDPHRVRGLGSAPFDDEGVATEARALIDDGVLTTWLLNTSSARQLGLVTTGHASRGLAGPSGVSTHNLTLQPGEKDLQGLMKDAGTGLVVTSMFGPSLNGNTGDWSVGCSGYWFENGESTGPVTEITVAGNLIDIYARLVPGSDLQFRGASNSPSILVDALAIAGK, from the coding sequence ATGGACGATAATCTGCTGCATGACGTGGTCGCCGCCGCGCGCAAGGCCGGGGCGGACGCCGCCGAAGCCGTCTTCGCCGAGCGCCAATCCCTCTCCGTCTCCGTTCGCCTGGGCGAGCTGGAAGAGGTCGAGCGCGAAGAGGCCCGCGATCTGGGCCTGCGCGTCTTCATCGGCCAGCGTAGCGCCACCGTTTCCGGCTCGGACATCTCGGCCGAGGCGCGCGCCAAGCTGATCGAGCGCGCCGTGGCCATGGCCCGCCTGGCGCCGGAAGACCCCTATGCCAGCCTCGCGCCGCGGGAGCGTCTGGCCAGAGGCCCGTTCCCCGACCTCGATCTGATCGACGCCTACGAGCCCTCGGCCGAAACGCTGGAGACCCAGGCCCGCCAGGCCGAGGAACATGCCCGCGCGGTCAAGGGCGTGACCAATTCCGACGGCGGCTCGGCCACCTGGAGCTCGTCGGCCTGGGCGCTGGCCACCAGCGACGGCTTCCACGGGACCCACGCCGCCACCGGCCACTCGATCTCGGCCTCGGCCATCGCCGGCGAGGGCGCGGGCATGGAGCGCGGCGGCGAAGGCCGCTCGACCCGCCACTTCGGCGACCTGCCGGCCGCCGGCGACATCGGCATGGAGGCCGGCCGCCAGGCGGTGGCCCGCCTCAACCCGCGCAAGATCGCCTCGACCACCGCCCCGGTGATCTTCGAGAACCGCCTGGCCATGAGCTTGATCGGCCCGCTGCTGGGCGCGATCTCCGGCCCGTCGATCGCCCGGGGCACCTCGTTCCTGAAGGACAAGCTGGGCCAGCCGATCTTCGCGCGCGGCGTCAACCTGCTGGAAGACCCGCACCGCGTGCGTGGCCTGGGCTCGGCCCCGTTCGACGACGAGGGCGTGGCGACGGAAGCGCGCGCCCTGATCGACGACGGCGTGCTGACCACTTGGCTGCTGAACACCTCGTCCGCCAGGCAACTGGGCCTGGTCACCACCGGCCACGCCTCGCGCGGCCTGGCCGGCCCCTCCGGCGTCTCGACCCACAACCTGACGCTCCAGCCGGGCGAGAAGGACCTTCAGGGCCTGATGAAGGACGCCGGGACGGGCCTGGTGGTCACCTCGATGTTCGGCCCCTCGCTGAACGGCAACACCGGCGACTGGTCGGTCGGCTGCTCGGGCTACTGGTTCGAGAACGGCGAAAGCACCGGCCCGGTCACCGAGATCACCGTGGCCGGCAACCTGATCGACATCTACGCCCGCCTCGTTCCTGGCTCCGACCTGCAGTTCCGGGGCGCCAGCAACAGTCCGTCGATCCTGGTCGACGCCCTGGCGATCGCGGGCAAATGA
- a CDS encoding 3'(2'),5'-bisphosphate nucleotidase CysQ — protein MNDLDLILEAAKEAGALALSARERGLKIWSKEGGSPVTDADLAVDTLLRTQLRAARPDYGWLSEETADDPARLSTARQFVVDPIDGTVAFMKSKPWFAVSIAIVEDGQPVAGVVHAPALDETYAATLHGPALLNGAPIAPSATDQLFGAAMLGDAKMFAHPAWREPWPDMRIESRNSIAYRMCLVAAGTFDAAIALSPKSEWDVAAADLICRRAGAALSDHKGRDFAYNRPVPQVPSLVCANKALHPLILSRVGHIELP, from the coding sequence ATGAACGACCTGGACCTGATCCTCGAAGCCGCCAAGGAGGCCGGGGCGCTGGCGCTCTCGGCCCGTGAACGCGGCCTCAAGATCTGGTCCAAGGAGGGCGGCTCGCCCGTCACCGACGCCGATCTGGCCGTCGACACCCTGCTGAGGACGCAGCTGCGGGCGGCGCGGCCCGACTATGGCTGGCTGTCGGAAGAGACCGCCGACGATCCGGCGCGGCTGTCCACCGCCCGTCAGTTTGTCGTCGACCCGATCGACGGCACCGTGGCCTTCATGAAGAGCAAGCCGTGGTTCGCGGTCTCGATCGCGATCGTCGAAGACGGTCAGCCCGTCGCGGGCGTCGTCCACGCCCCGGCGCTGGACGAGACCTACGCCGCCACGCTGCACGGGCCCGCCCTGCTGAACGGCGCCCCGATCGCGCCCAGCGCGACGGACCAGCTGTTCGGCGCGGCGATGCTGGGCGACGCCAAGATGTTCGCCCACCCGGCTTGGCGCGAACCCTGGCCGGACATGCGGATCGAAAGCCGCAACTCCATCGCCTATCGCATGTGCCTGGTGGCCGCCGGGACCTTCGACGCGGCCATCGCCCTGTCGCCCAAGAGCGAGTGGGACGTGGCCGCCGCCGACCTGATCTGCCGCCGGGCCGGGGCCGCGCTCAGCGACCACAAGGGCCGCGACTTCGCCTATAATCGCCCCGTTCCGCAGGTTCCGAGCCTGGTTTGCGCCAATAAGGCGCTTCATCCATTGATCCTGTCACGCGTCGGGCATATCGAGCTGCCATAA
- a CDS encoding DUF4170 domain-containing protein, whose amino-acid sequence MLQMADKQLLHIVIGGELKDVSGAEFRDLDKVEFVGAFPNYDAAHKAWKAKAQATVDNAHARYFIIHAHKLLDPSAD is encoded by the coding sequence TTGCTCCAAATGGCTGACAAGCAGCTTCTTCATATCGTCATCGGTGGTGAACTGAAGGACGTCTCGGGCGCCGAATTCCGCGACCTCGACAAGGTCGAGTTCGTGGGCGCCTTCCCGAACTACGATGCGGCTCACAAGGCCTGGAAGGCCAAGGCCCAGGCCACCGTCGACAACGCCCACGCGCGGTATTTCATCATCCACGCCCACAAGCTGCTGGATCCGAGCGCGGACTGA
- a CDS encoding tyrosine-protein phosphatase: MAKFDLTTPWGRFKTYLHYLWNDHAYLRLGFSNAHWISPEMVRANQPWPFQLAWWKKQGIKTIVNLRGGFDGSFYALEKDACQRLGLNFVDFTITSREVPIRERVRGAKALFDSIEYPALMHCKSGADRAGIMSVFYAHYRLGLPIREAMQQLGPRYLHIKHGNTGVLDYVFEQYLEVGEPKGLTFSEWVESDEYDPVAMKKTFRAGMLGKVLTDKVLRRE; encoded by the coding sequence TTGGCCAAGTTCGACCTCACCACGCCCTGGGGCCGGTTCAAGACCTATCTCCACTATCTGTGGAACGACCACGCCTATCTGCGCCTGGGCTTCTCGAACGCCCACTGGATCAGTCCCGAGATGGTTCGCGCCAACCAGCCCTGGCCGTTCCAGCTGGCCTGGTGGAAGAAGCAGGGGATCAAGACGATCGTGAACCTGCGCGGCGGCTTCGACGGCAGCTTCTACGCGCTCGAGAAGGACGCCTGTCAGCGCCTGGGTTTGAACTTCGTCGACTTCACCATCACCTCGCGCGAGGTGCCGATCCGCGAGCGGGTGCGCGGCGCCAAGGCGCTGTTCGACAGCATCGAATATCCGGCCCTGATGCACTGCAAGTCGGGCGCGGATCGGGCGGGGATCATGAGCGTCTTCTACGCCCACTACCGCCTGGGCCTGCCGATCCGCGAGGCTATGCAGCAGCTGGGCCCGCGCTACCTGCACATCAAGCACGGCAACACCGGCGTGCTGGACTACGTGTTCGAGCAATATCTGGAGGTCGGCGAACCCAAGGGGCTGACGTTCAGCGAATGGGTCGAGAGCGACGAGTACGATCCCGTCGCGATGAAGAAGACCTTCCGGGCCGGGATGCTGGGCAAGGTGCTGACGGACAAGGTGCTGCGGCGGGAGTAG